The segment GCCCAGGAGGCCCTCCTGGAGATGTGGCGCTCGGCGCCGACCTACCGGCCCGAGCGGGGCTCCGTCGCCGCCTGGGCGTGCACGATCGCCCACCGGCGCGCCGTGGACCGCGTCCGGTCGGTCCGGGCGTCCTGCGAACGCGAGCAGCGCGTCGTGCGGGAGGACCCGACGAGGCCGGAGCAGGTCGCCGAGGAGGTCGAGCGGACCATGGAGGCGGCCCGGGTCCGGCGCGCCCTGTCCGGCCTGACCGCGGGCCAGCGCGAAGCACTGGTCCTGGCCTACTACGGCGGTTACTCGCAGAGCCAGATCGCCGCCGCCCTCGGACTGCCGCTCGGCACGGTCAAGTCCCGCACGAGGGACGGCCTGCTGCGCCTGCGCAGCGCCCTGCACGACGGATGACCCCGATTCGCTCCCAGCCCGGAGGACGGCCCGCCATGAGGAACGCAACCGACGAGGAGGGGCCCGTGCGCTCCGCCCGGGAGGAGGCGCTCCACGCCGGAGCGCCCGCGACCGACCCCGGCGTCGGCGTGCCCACCGGCACGGTCGCCCGCCGGCTCGGCGTGTCGCCCACCACGATCCGCTCCTGGGAGCGCCGCT is part of the Kitasatospora cineracea genome and harbors:
- a CDS encoding sigma-70 family RNA polymerase sigma factor, which produces MRSAPLLADAQPLPGDVRSPRAERLRGLLDRTARGDRAAYTGLYEELAPTVYGIALRVLRDPAQAEETAQEALLEMWRSAPTYRPERGSVAAWACTIAHRRAVDRVRSVRASCEREQRVVREDPTRPEQVAEEVERTMEAARVRRALSGLTAGQREALVLAYYGGYSQSQIAAALGLPLGTVKSRTRDGLLRLRSALHDG